The Chamaesiphon minutus PCC 6605 DNA window TGCGATCGAGCCAAGAACTTGTCGATTACTCCTAGCTCTGCCAGAGCTTCTTGGGCACGCGACCAGATCACGCAGGCTCTAACTTGGCGTTTGGTTTCAGCGGCTCGATCGATAATCCGAACCGAAAGTGAAAGTAATGTTAATTCGATCGCCAGCATCAAACCAGTAGGGCCAGCACCGACAATTAATACTTGATGTTGAGATGAATTAGACATGGAATTAGGGGATAGGGGATAGGGAATAGGGAATAGGGAATAGGGGTTGGGGGTTGGGGGTTAGGGGGAGTTTTAGATGAAAGAAAATAGTATGGAAAATAGACTTCCTGCAAAAGTAAAAATAAAATCTTTTTTAGTATTGTTTTGTCTAAAACGCCCCTATCCCCTATCCCCTATCCCCTATTCCCTGACTGAGGAGAAAATGAAACAAAGCAAATGTAGCCACAGCTAGACCAGCAGTTGCCCAAAAGACACCGTGCATACCCCATAAGCCAGCAAAGATCCCTGCGATGAGTGGTCCCAATCCGAAACCGAACGATTGCACGCTCGCGTTGACTGCCATAAATCCAGCTCGCGTATCGTCGATCGTTAATTTTGCTAAGAGTGTGTGGCTAGCAGGTATTGCTAGAGCGAGTGCCACGCCGAATAAAATACTCGGAACGAACAACAGCCATGCCCGATCGATTAGCGGAATAATCGATAGTGAAATCGCGGCGATCGCAAAAGCTAGTTTAATTAGAGTTATTTCGGATGCGTGTCGCGCTAACCTTGGCAATTGCGAAGCAACCAATCCTAACGAGACAGACATGCTGGCTAAAACCAAACCAATGAACAATCCCGAAGCCCCAAAATTAAATCCTGCCAGAATCGGGATGTAAGTGATAAACGGCCCCGATTGAATCAGAAACATCACGCCGATTACTAACAGCAATCCCAGTACTGTAGAATTGCTAATACTCTGCCAGACCTTTTGCAGATAAATCTTGAGATCGATCTTTTGGCTACCGCTGGGTTGTCGGGGCAGCTTGAGCACCATCAACACCAGCAGCAGCATGGGAAAGGCGATCGTCGCTAGCAAAAAGGGATATCGCCAACTAAAACCCGCTAGCACCCCACCGAGGATCGGATAAATCGCCGTACTGGCACCGATCGCACTCACGTTAATCGACATTGCCAACACTAAGGCTTTGCCGCGATAGAGCGCACTAATCAGCGTTAGGGCAAGTAAATTTAAGCTAGCAGAGCCTAAACCTTGGAGAAATCGCCACCCAATTAAAGTTTGAAAATCGCTAGCGAAGGCACAGCTACTTCCCGCGATCGCAAACAGTAACAACGACGGAACTAACACTTTTTTCATCCCAATTCGATCGGCTACGATGCCTAAAATGGGTGTAGCAATGCCGATGGGTAGAAAATAAGCAGCCATTACTAGTTG harbors:
- a CDS encoding MFS transporter — encoded protein: MKDPLILDLESQSDELSQFISTKNPLHDRNFYIIISLTLIEIMGGPTIGPLLPELSKIFDVSPSEIQLVMAAYFLPIGIATPILGIVADRIGMKKVLVPSLLLFAIAGSSCAFASDFQTLIGWRFLQGLGSASLNLLALTLISALYRGKALVLAMSINVSAIGASTAIYPILGGVLAGFSWRYPFLLATIAFPMLLLVLMVLKLPRQPSGSQKIDLKIYLQKVWQSISNSTVLGLLLVIGVMFLIQSGPFITYIPILAGFNFGASGLFIGLVLASMSVSLGLVASQLPRLARHASEITLIKLAFAIAAISLSIIPLIDRAWLLFVPSILFGVALALAIPASHTLLAKLTIDDTRAGFMAVNASVQSFGFGLGPLIAGIFAGLWGMHGVFWATAGLAVATFALFHFLLSQGIGDRG